The Triticum dicoccoides isolate Atlit2015 ecotype Zavitan chromosome 6A, WEW_v2.0, whole genome shotgun sequence genome has a window encoding:
- the LOC119317077 gene encoding BTB/POZ and MATH domain-containing protein 3-like, with amino-acid sequence MRSAVFDTQFYGRMAIGDNESQDITIDDLQPAVFKAFLHFVYTDSLPSMVDLDDDEKREMVKHLFVAADKYATKRMKVICEGILWKSLDAETAATILALT; translated from the coding sequence ATGCGGTCGGCGGTCTTTGACACACAGTTTTACGGGCGTATGGCTATCGGGGACAACGAGTCACAGGACATAACTATCGACGACTTGCAACCTGCTGTATTCAAGGCATTTCTTCACTTCGTCTACACGGATTCATTGCCTTCCATGGTTGATCTTGATGATGATGAAAAAAGAGAAATGGTTAAGCACTTATTTGTGGCTGCTGATAAGTATGCGACGAAAAGGATGAAGGTGATATGTGAAGGCATTCTATGGAAGAGTCTTGATGCCGAGACCGCGGCGACGATATTAGCTCTAACTTAG